In the genome of Paenibacillus pabuli, the window CTTGGCCCGATTCATTCGTAAATGAGTGATATATTCGATTGGATTTTTCTGCATCCGGCTTTTGAACAGCTGTGAAAAATACGACGGGTGCATACCGGCCAGTTCGGCCAGCTTCTCCAATTTGATTTCGTTCATATAGTTTTCCTGCATATACTGCAAGGTGGATCTGAGCCATTGTTCAGGCTCGTCCTGTCCTTCCGCATCCATCTGACCTTCCTGCGGCCAGAGCATATGAAGCAGATCGGTCAGAAGCAGCTGCACTTTCAGGCTGGTCTGTGAAGCTTCGGTAGTTAATTGTGCGGCAATTCGCTGTATCCCATAGTAAGGGCCCTGAATCCACCCTGTTACAGGTGAACCAAGCTCTCGCTCATATATTCGCCGTTCTTTTGTTTTCTCAGCAACCCGAAACAGATCGAAATGAATGATATACAGTTCAATCTCATGGTTCGTATCAGAGTAAAGCTCCAGGGATGTTCCCGGAGTGCACAAGAAGGCGGACTTGCGGGCGACAAGGGATTCGATACCGTTTGCTACCAGCTTGCCCGTGAATTTGTGCATGTAGACAAAGGTATGGTGAGGAAGCTCGGTTTGACTCCATTGCCAATGCGTATTCACGGTAACCAGCTCTGCCTGACGAAGTTCGAGCAGCGCATCGTTCAGAAAAGCATCCATTTCCGTACGTGTCATGGATTCTTTGTTGCTGTCCGGCTGCTCCGATTGTGTCAACATGTGGGCAGTATTTCGGTTCATATTGGTGCTGGGACGAGTTAACATGGTGTGACCTCCTTTCCGGACAGATGGGATGGATTATAGGGAGCGCAGCCGCATATCCGATGTGAACCACTGTCGGTACGTCATCAGGCTGAGCAAAATGCTGGTAATGGCGGCTGAACTGGTAAAAGCAAATACGATTAAAATCTGATAACGAACAGCCTCAACGGGATCGGCACCCGCAATAATCATGCCTGTCATCATGCCAGGAAGCTGTACGAGTCCTACCGTTTTCATGCCATCGATCGTGGGGATCATACTGGATTTTACGGAACGTTTCAATACGTCCTGAAAAGCACGTCTGGGTGTTGCGCCCAGTGCAAGCAGGGATTCAATCTCTCCTTTGGAGGATTCGACCTCACGCTTCATCTGATTCAGGAACAGCCCGGATACCACCATAGCATTACCAATAGTCATGCCGCTCAAAGGAATAATATACTGGGGCGTGGGTTCAACAATACCCAGACCTAACAACAGCCCCATCATGAGCAGCTCCGTTACGGTTATTGCAGCCGCAATATACAAGGAAATCCAGCGAAGTCCTTTACCGCGTTTGCCAGCATTAATGGAGGCTACTGTAATCATGAATCCGACAATGGCAATGATGAGAGCGGGATGATCCGAGTTAAAAATAAATTGAAGTACATATCCGACAAGCAGCAGCTGTACAGCAGAACGAATAGTGCCTATGGCGATATCCTTTTCAAGATCAAGCTTCTGCCAGACAGAGATGAGCATGGTGAGCATCACAAATATAATGGTGAAACTTAGCGCAATAAGAGACATGATTTCTCCTTATTCTGCCGCAGGGGCAGGGTGCATAATGAATTGTCTGGCCAGTTCAGTAGCCGGTTTGTTAAAAAAATGAGTTGTCGGCTGGCGCTCCAGCAGTGTCTGATTACCCATAAACCAGGTGGTTGTACTGAAGGATTGTGCCTGTTCCTGATCATGGGTGACCCAGACGAGGGAAGTGCCTTCCTGCTGGCTCCAGCGGGTCAATTGTTCTTCCACCAGGCGGGCGTTGGTCCGATCCAGGGAAGCAGTCACTTCATCCAATAACAGGACTTCCGGACGCAGCATCATAGAACGAATCAGGGCTATGCGCTGCTTCTCCCCTCCGGAGAGATCGATGGCCCGCTTTTGAATATCAAGATTCTCCAACCCCATCCCCGCAAGCAGGCGACGGGCCAGATCCTGATCGTAGGGCTGCCTGTGAAGCAGATGCACCGTTTTTAGGTTATCTTCCACACTGCCTGCCAGCATGACAGCCTGCTGTGCGACATAAGTCATGCGCATGCGCCAAATACGAGGGTCCGAATCCCGATAAGAAATTCCTTTCCAGATCAGTTCGCCTTCATCAGGAATATCCAGTAGGGCGAGAATGCGGAGCAATGTACTTTTCCCTTGGCCGGATGCACCGAGTATGGCAATGCGCTCTCCCTGATCTACCACTGCGTTCACATGTTGAAATAAAATACGCTGCTCGGTTAAACCGATACGTTTCACTAGTTTATCTATGGTTAAAAGTGTGGACAAAGTCGACTCGTCCTTTCATCCGTGTTCTGCAATCATCTTAGCAAAAATACGAAAAAAATTGAAATGAGAGTAAGTCTCAATTAGATCATGGAATGTAGTTCATAAATTAGAACATGCAATTTAGTTTATCGGATATAAAGCTTTACATGTGAAAGATGAAACCGCTCTGACGTAAGTGATTCTTTTTGGTAAAATAAAGAAGACTCTATGTCGGCCTAATCGAAATCGTTATCTTTTTGGAAAATTTGCATACCAGAGGAGGCTTTAATATGACGAAAGTTGTTGGGCGGGACAAAGTAAATTGGGGCATTATGGGTACGGGATGGATTGCATCTCAATTCGCCCGAGATCTGGAGCATGCCGGGAACGCTGTGAAAGCGGCGGTAGGTTCACGAACTGCGGGTAGCGCAGAGAAGTTTGCAGCTGAATATGGTTTTGCACGCGCTTACGGTTCATATGATGAGATGCTGCAGGACCCTGAAGTGGATATTATTTATGTGGCAACACCGCATCCGCTACATAAGGAAAATGTGCTGGCTTGTCTGGAAGCGGGCAAAGCGGTGCTCTGTGAGAAACCGTTTACGATGAATGCCCGTCAGCTGGAGCAGCTGGTGGAGAAGGCGCGTGAGCGCAAGCTTTTCCTGATGGAAGGCATGTGGACACGCTTTTTGCCGCCCATTACCCAGGCCAGAGCCTGGATTGCAGAAGGAAGAATCGGCGAGGTGCGTCTGGTCAAAGCAGATTTTGGTTTCCGTGTAGGGTGGGAGCCGGAAGGCAGATTGCTTAACCCGGATCTGGGTGGAGGTGCTTTGCTCGATGCGGGAGTGTACCCAATCTCGTTTGCGTCCATGATTTTTGGCGAGCAGCCTCAGCATGTGTGGAGTACAGCGAATATTGGAGAGACGGGTGTGGACGAACAATTCTCCGTACTGTTGTCGTATTCCGATGGTCGTTCTGCCTCGCTGAATGGGGCCATTCGTCTGAACCTGAGTAACGAAGCGGTCATATATGGCACAGAAGGTTACATTCGTTTACCGTTTTTCCTGGCAGGCAAAGAAGCCTATCTGCATGTGAACGGTCAGGATGAACCGGAGAAATTTACCGATGACCGGACGTGTATTGGATATGCGTTTGAAGCGGAGGAAGCAGGGCGCTGCATGCTGGAAGGACGTACAGAGAGCAGAACGATCCAGCTGGACGAATCCCTGGAAATCATGAAGCTGATGGACACGATCCGTGGACAGTGGGGCCTGCGATACAAATCCGAGTAAATAGACAGGAGTGGAGAAGCGATGGTGAAGATACTGATCTCCGGATTCGAGCCCTTTGGCGGGGATACGGTAAATCCGACAGGAGAGCTGATGGAGGCCATTGCACATGAAGTGATGCAGGGAGCGGAACTGAAAACAGTGCTGCTGCCTGTGCACTTCGATGAATGTGCAGATCTGCTGATTGCAGAAATGGAATCCTGGCAGCCGGATGTTGTCATCGCCTGTGGTTTGGCCAAAGGCAGAACGGCCATTACGCCTGAACGGATTGCTGTTAATATCAAAGATATTCCTCCCGGCTCTTATGCAGACAACCAGGGCCAGCATCCTGTGGACGAGCTCATCGTGGATGGCAGCCCGGACGGCCTGTTCTCCACATTGCCGATTCGCGCGTTGGTAAATAACATGGGGGCAGCAGGCATCCCGGCTGCAGTGTCCAATACGGCAGGCACGTATATTTGCAACAATACGATGTACCGGGTGCTGGATCATATCCGATTGAAACAGCTGCCAATTCGTGCCGGATTTGTACATTTTCCGGCTTCTACGGAGATGGCCGTGCTTCAGCCTTCCGTGCCGTCGCTCTCGATCCCCATGATGCTGGATGCTCTGCGGATTATGATTCGCACGGTAGTAGGGGAGTAATTGAGTGGTGACGGTCACATAGTGAAAGGTGAACCCTGGATGGTCCGTTTCGCACTATACGCCTCATCGCTCGCTAGGTGTTGCAGTGGTGTAATAAGTGCTGGATTATCGGGGTTGTCCGTCGTGCGGACCAACTTTTGCGCTTGCACATTGGATGTATGAGTGGTTAGAGTTAGTGGTTATAAGTTGTGCGGAGTGTTTTGGATCATTAGTGTCAATGTGTTCGGGGTTTTAGGTTGGTTGTAGAGCTATAGATATACGTGCAAAATCTCGATTTTGTAAAAGAAAACAGCAACATAAAAAGACACTCGTCTGAGTGTCCCTGTGCTGGTATAATTTAAACTGTACAGCCAATTTGTGGTGGGTATAGACAAGCCTTCAGTAGGAGGTGATGTCTATGAACTTCGCTTTTTCGGATGTTATCATGTTCGCAACGTTTCTTATTGCGCTCCTGACATACATTGACCGTAAAAGAAAGTAACCCGCCACAGGTTGAGAGCCAAAGTGCGGGTTACTTCTTCTGATTATGCAACAGACTCGGAGGTAATCCCACCACAAATGCTGTGCAGGAGTAGCCTGGCCGGGCTACTCTTATTTTTGTCTTACTCACATTTTATTAAACATCTGTGCCGCATACAACACTTAATTTATTATTTTATCATTATTGATTTTTGTACCTGTGCAAAAACCGAATGACAGTGTGTAGTTACATCCATACGTACAACGATAGCGGGTTAACAGCGTTGCAACTCAAGCACTCATACCACACCAACCAATGGCGTAACACAGAGGATCGGATGGATAGCCTGATTCGCCCAGCCGTCACATTTAATGAACCTGAGTCACGTTATGGAGTGATTATCTACAGATCCCGGAATCTAACGAATCACAGAAGCGCTATAGTATCGATATTCCTGTTTTTTCTGTCTTTTTGTCGAGTTTTATCGAAATAACGTGATTGAGGTTCGTTAGGATTTCCATATGGCTTATTTCTGCCTAATAAGATGTTACCGATTCGTTAGCGCCTGGGTCACATCATTACGTCGTAGGTCAAGAGTACGAAAGCGGCGGGCAGCAGTGAGATGGAAAGAATGAGATGGAACGAACGAAATGTAAAGCAAAGGCATGTCCTCATGCATCGAATGTATTGCACTTAAGTTTTGGCGAATTAGATCCGAAGCAAATCCAGATCGAACTCGGGAACAAGGCCTTCTTTCATCGCTCGTCCAAGCAATGCTGTAATTGCACCGTAACCGTCATCGCCCAGGTTGGCGCTGAACTCATTAACGTAAAGCCCGATATGCTGTGCAGTTACATCAGGGTCCATTTCTTGTGCATGTTCCATGACATATGCTTTGGACTCATCCGGATGCGCCCAAGCGTATTCCACAGAGGCGCGTGCCCAACCCGCAAGAGCATGAGCATCCAGGTTGCGGCGGGCAATGATCGCCCCCAGCGGAATCGGCAGGCCAGTGTCGCTCTCCCACCAGTTACCGAGATCAGTCATAAGTTTGAGATCGTAGTTCTGGTACGTGAAGCGTGCTTCATGGATAACCAGGCCAGCATCGATCTTGCCATCACGGACAGCAGGCATAATTTGGTCGAAAGGCATAACGACAATCTCGCCTACGCCGCCGGGAACATTTTGTGCTGCCCAGAGACGGAATAACAGGTAGGCTGTTGAACGTTCGCTTGGCACGGCAACCCGACGTCCGGACAGATAGCCGGGATCGGTTGTGCCATTAGCAGTCAGAACTAGTGGGCCACATCCTCTGCCAAGTGCGCCGCCTGCAGGCAAGAGCGCATAATCTTTCAGCACATAAGGAAGCGCTGCATAGGATATTTTCATCACTTCAGGTGTATCCGGACCATCCGGATTAGCCGCAAGGCCGTTGGTAATATCGATGTCCGCATAACGGACATCAAGCTCAGGTGCACCAGGAATCAGTCCGTGCACCCAGGCGTGAAAGATAAATGTATCGTTGGGACAAGGGGAAAATGCAATTTTCATGATGTAAATACCTCCCGTAAAATGGAACTTGCAGCCTGGAGCGCATCCAGGGCGTCCTTGATGCGCCAGGCATCGCGGTCGCGTGGACCGACCGCGTTGGATATGGCCCGCAGTTCGAGTGCTGGCACGCCGAACTGCTGGGCTGCGGTTGCCACGCCGAAGCCTTCCATGCCTTCGGCGGCGGCATCCGGCACGCGGCGCAGCAGCTCCGCGGCCGTCTCGGCCGTTCCGGTCGCCGTGGTTACGGTGACCGCCGTGCCTCCGCTGACAGCGAGCCCTGCCCGCTGCAGCTCATGGCGCAGGCGCGCGGCAAGCACCGCGTCCGCCGCTACACGGGACGAGCCGAAGCCCAGCTCGTCCACGCTGAGGAAGCCGTCTGGCGTCTGCGAGCCCAGATCGGCAGCAACCATGGCGTCGGCTACCACGATGGAGCCGACGTCTGCCCGGCCGGGGAACCCGCCGCCGATGCCGGCACTGACCACCAGCGTGTACGCTGGGGTCAGTCCGGTCCCGGCCAGGGGCCCCGGCCTTGAGGATGCGGCAGATGTCTGTGCCGCATCGGTTTCGCTTGGCGCGGCGGTGCCTTGCGCCAGCGCATGTGCGCCAGCCGCTGCTGAGGCAAAGGCCAGCGCGGCAGCGGTTCCTGCTGCGGCCGAGGCAGGGCCTACGCCCGCAGCAATCACATCAAAGCACGCAGCTTGGTCACCCAGGCCGCGGAGTACAGCCTCTTTTTCCGCCTCAACAGCGGTTACGATTAATACACGCTGTGCCGAAGCTTTGGCTGCCGATTTAGTTTCAAAGCTATTTGACACGCTTGTCGTTTCTGGGCGATTACGTTCTATGGAATCATTCTGTTTCTGTTCATTCATCCCGGATTCTCCCTTATTGAGGTTGTTAAAAGCTATCTATAAAATATGTACGCATATGTCAGACGTTAGGCCAACTGTACAAGCAACGAGCGAAGCGAGTAAGAGAACCAGTGTACGAGCACAACGTTCTTCT includes:
- a CDS encoding ABC transporter permease, with amino-acid sequence MSLIALSFTIIFVMLTMLISVWQKLDLEKDIAIGTIRSAVQLLLVGYVLQFIFNSDHPALIIAIVGFMITVASINAGKRGKGLRWISLYIAAAITVTELLMMGLLLGLGIVEPTPQYIIPLSGMTIGNAMVVSGLFLNQMKREVESSKGEIESLLALGATPRRAFQDVLKRSVKSSMIPTIDGMKTVGLVQLPGMMTGMIIAGADPVEAVRYQILIVFAFTSSAAITSILLSLMTYRQWFTSDMRLRSL
- a CDS encoding ABC transporter ATP-binding protein, coding for MKRIGLTEQRILFQHVNAVVDQGERIAILGASGQGKSTLLRILALLDIPDEGELIWKGISYRDSDPRIWRMRMTYVAQQAVMLAGSVEDNLKTVHLLHRQPYDQDLARRLLAGMGLENLDIQKRAIDLSGGEKQRIALIRSMMLRPEVLLLDEVTASLDRTNARLVEEQLTRWSQQEGTSLVWVTHDQEQAQSFSTTTWFMGNQTLLERQPTTHFFNKPATELARQFIMHPAPAAE
- a CDS encoding Gfo/Idh/MocA family protein; this translates as MTKVVGRDKVNWGIMGTGWIASQFARDLEHAGNAVKAAVGSRTAGSAEKFAAEYGFARAYGSYDEMLQDPEVDIIYVATPHPLHKENVLACLEAGKAVLCEKPFTMNARQLEQLVEKARERKLFLMEGMWTRFLPPITQARAWIAEGRIGEVRLVKADFGFRVGWEPEGRLLNPDLGGGALLDAGVYPISFASMIFGEQPQHVWSTANIGETGVDEQFSVLLSYSDGRSASLNGAIRLNLSNEAVIYGTEGYIRLPFFLAGKEAYLHVNGQDEPEKFTDDRTCIGYAFEAEEAGRCMLEGRTESRTIQLDESLEIMKLMDTIRGQWGLRYKSE
- a CDS encoding pyroglutamyl-peptidase I, which codes for MVKILISGFEPFGGDTVNPTGELMEAIAHEVMQGAELKTVLLPVHFDECADLLIAEMESWQPDVVIACGLAKGRTAITPERIAVNIKDIPPGSYADNQGQHPVDELIVDGSPDGLFSTLPIRALVNNMGAAGIPAAVSNTAGTYICNNTMYRVLDHIRLKQLPIRAGFVHFPASTEMAVLQPSVPSLSIPMMLDALRIMIRTVVGE
- a CDS encoding 1,4-dihydroxy-6-naphthoate synthase; amino-acid sequence: MKIAFSPCPNDTFIFHAWVHGLIPGAPELDVRYADIDITNGLAANPDGPDTPEVMKISYAALPYVLKDYALLPAGGALGRGCGPLVLTANGTTDPGYLSGRRVAVPSERSTAYLLFRLWAAQNVPGGVGEIVVMPFDQIMPAVRDGKIDAGLVIHEARFTYQNYDLKLMTDLGNWWESDTGLPIPLGAIIARRNLDAHALAGWARASVEYAWAHPDESKAYVMEHAQEMDPDVTAQHIGLYVNEFSANLGDDGYGAITALLGRAMKEGLVPEFDLDLLRI
- a CDS encoding futalosine hydrolase, whose amino-acid sequence is MNEQKQNDSIERNRPETTSVSNSFETKSAAKASAQRVLIVTAVEAEKEAVLRGLGDQAACFDVIAAGVGPASAAAGTAAALAFASAAAGAHALAQGTAAPSETDAAQTSAASSRPGPLAGTGLTPAYTLVVSAGIGGGFPGRADVGSIVVADAMVAADLGSQTPDGFLSVDELGFGSSRVAADAVLAARLRHELQRAGLAVSGGTAVTVTTATGTAETAAELLRRVPDAAAEGMEGFGVATAAQQFGVPALELRAISNAVGPRDRDAWRIKDALDALQAASSILREVFTS